A genome region from Hevea brasiliensis isolate MT/VB/25A 57/8 chromosome 9, ASM3005281v1, whole genome shotgun sequence includes the following:
- the LOC110639962 gene encoding LEAF RUST 10 DISEASE-RESISTANCE LOCUS RECEPTOR-LIKE PROTEIN KINASE-like 2.1, with protein sequence MGAYVFLLPHVHFIITFFFLLAFVPTSYCEEDEFYRECYTPFQCGHLSNLSYPFWSDERSEFCGYQGFKLQCREGPIPIITIKDEEFYVNFLYESERVMIISRKDLSENVCPPGIAEIPNTTLNDTPFSYVPEFENVNLFYNCSNEVTKVPTLYKIPCAVNGEQRDAFYATDWLLSKWNQDPSDCNIRVEVPVPKVAVEQLSGGMEAFWKVLREGFNVTYMSDTIPMCYECVHSGGICGTNSSTSRFTCLCRDQPYPYICPKAKGTHNIVHLNKKSVFHQMIYFSAGRVSEYY encoded by the coding sequence ATGGGTGCCTATGTCTTCCTGCTGCCCCATGTACACTTCATCATCACTTTCTTCTTTCTCTTAGCCTTTGTTCCAACATCTTATTGTGAAGAAGATGAGTTTTATCGAGAGTGCTACACACCATTCCAGTGTGGACACCTGTCAAATCTTTCTTATCCTTTCTGGAGCGATGAGCGATCTGAATTCTGCGGTTATCAAGGGTTCAAGCTCCAGTGCCGAGAAGGACCGATCCCTATTATAACTATAAAAGATGAAGAATTTTATGTGAATTTCTTGTATGAATCCGAAAGAGTGATGATCATTTCTCGAAAGGATTTATCGGAAAATGTTTGTCCTCCTGGTATTGCTGAGATTCCAAATACAACTCTGAACGATACTCCGTTCAGTTATGTGCCGGAGTTTGAAAACGTAAATCTATTCTACAATTGCTCAAACGAGGTTACGAAGGTACCCACTTTATACAAAATTCCGTGTGCTGTAAATGGCGAACAACGGGATGCATTTTATGCAACTGATTGGCTTTTGAGCAAGTGGAACCAAGACCCCTCAGATTGTAATATCCGGGTAGAAGTTCCAGTTCCAAAGGTGGCTGTTGAACAACTTAGCGGTGGGATGGAAGCTTTTTGGAAGGTTTTGAGAGAAGGCTTTAACGTAACCTACATGTCTGATACAATTCCAATGTGCTATGAATGTGTGCATTCGGGTGGGATATGCGGCACCAACTCTTCTACTTCCCGCTTCACTTGTCTTTGCCGTGACCAACCCTATCCTTATATTTGTCCAAAAGCAAAAGGTACGCATAACATTGTTCATCTAAATAAAAAAAGTGTTTTCCACCAAATGATTTATTTTTCTGCCGGAAGGGTTAGTGAATACTATTAG